Proteins encoded in a region of the Vicia villosa cultivar HV-30 ecotype Madison, WI linkage group LG5, Vvil1.0, whole genome shotgun sequence genome:
- the LOC131606177 gene encoding uncharacterized protein LOC131606177, protein MPTRRHITIPPWAQLHQDVLDVISQKLDFDDLFQFSRVCKDWRVFYKTIDKSKFLTSQEPLLVEFFQHPVKIPYSFTSLPTQKVYPLKKMMTNMLSYSNNNFPIYVTYSSGYFILIDDNSSFLLINPFTRIQKKVICTSAFFEFSPSYEHTYRALLAFDKSSEEDFVLLFLFIDCNSLHVYQSRNNGWVTYCDEEDDDAVVDFVALNNIIYVVTEEAKIGVLCLDKPKIEYLPMVNSPDIDANLSFFNLVKCGQQLLLVRLNPSLSPAITRGAPPPERKAYKIDFSTMTYVELETLGDIALFYVSCRTCKALINPNKWGYESNSVYEVYNSIRINNPFVTVYNWDKKSEKYIEPPNPRTKGSFYDWCFRHPDI, encoded by the coding sequence ATGCCGACTCGGAGGCATATCACAATTCCTCCTTGGGCCCAACTTCATCAGGATGTCCTTGACGTCATTTCCCAAAAACTTGATTTTGACGACCTCTTTCAATTTTCTCGTGTTTGCAAAGATTGGAGAGTTTTTTATAAAACAATAGATAAATCAAAATTCTTGACATCCCAAGAACCACTACTTGTTGAGTTTTTTCAACATCCTGTTAAGATACCGTATTCCTTTACCAGCCTACCCACTCAAAAAGTTTAtcctttgaagaagatgatgaccaACATGTTGAGTTATTCCAATAACAACTTCCCTATCTATGTTACCTATTCTAGTGGGTATTTCATTCTTATTGATGATAATTCTTCATTCCTGCTCATCAACCCATTCACACGAATACAGAAGAAGGTAATCTGTACATCCGCCTTTTTTGAATTTAGTCCCTCATATGAACATACATACCGTGCATTACTTGCTTTTGACAAATCCTCTGAGGAggattttgttttattatttttattcattgATTGTAACTCTTTGCATGTCTATCAATCTCGAAATAATGGTTGGGTTACATATTGCGACGAGGAGGATGACGATGCCGTTGTTGACTTTGTGGCTTTGAACAATATAATATATGTTGTTACTGAGGAAGCCAAGATAGGGGTACTCTGTTTGGATAAACCAAAAATTGAATATCTACCAATGGTGAATTCTCCTGACATAGATGCTAACTTATCATTCTTTAACTTGGTTAAATGTGGTCAACAACTTTTACTGGTTCGATTAAATCCAAGTCTCAGCCCTGCTATTACACGCGGTGCCCCTCCGCCAGAGAGAAAAGCTTACAAGATAGACTTCTCAACCATGACTTATGTTGAACTTGAAACCTTGGGGGACATTGCATTATTTTATGTTTCCTGTAGAACCTGTAAGGCATTGATCAACCCAAACAAATGGGGTTATGAGAGCAACTCTGTGTATGAAGTCTACAATTCTATCCGTATCAATAATCCCTTTGTTACTGTTTATAATTGGGATAAAAAATCAGAGAAATACATTGAGCCTCCTAATCCTAGAACAAAGGGCAGTTTCTATGATTGGTGTTTTAGACATCCTGACATATGA